The following proteins come from a genomic window of Methanosarcina sp. MTP4:
- a CDS encoding DUF21 domain-containing protein: MHVIFTWILIALCLVQSGIFSGLTIGLFGLGRLRLEIEAEANNKEALKILKIRRDSNFLLTTLLWGNVGVNVLLTLLTDSVMAGTAAFFFSTFGITCFGEIAPQAYFSRNALKLGSRLVPLVYFYQLLLYPVAKPSALLLDWWLGREKLELFREQAMRIMLEKHIKSAKSDIGMFEGIGALNFLSIDDVSISDEGSIIDPRSIVALEVKNNRPIFPPFNREPSDPFLQKIEASGKKWVIITNPGGEPVMVLDADGFLRDVVYKKGPFLPLSYCHFPVVVRSPKTRLEKVIRQFKVYPQHPEDDVIDQDLILYWGEEKRIVTGSDILGRLLRGIVVECGTGKEEARPIHASTRKRRY, translated from the coding sequence AAATCGAAGCCGAGGCAAACAACAAAGAAGCCCTGAAGATCCTGAAAATCAGGCGGGACTCTAACTTTTTGCTCACAACCCTGCTCTGGGGAAACGTCGGGGTTAACGTTCTCCTGACCCTGCTCACGGACTCGGTGATGGCAGGGACAGCAGCCTTCTTCTTCTCCACATTCGGGATTACCTGTTTCGGGGAGATCGCACCTCAGGCCTACTTTTCGAGAAACGCCCTGAAGCTCGGGTCCAGGCTGGTTCCCCTGGTCTACTTTTACCAGCTGCTCCTCTATCCCGTGGCAAAACCCTCGGCCCTGCTTCTGGACTGGTGGCTGGGCAGGGAAAAGCTGGAGCTTTTCAGGGAGCAAGCCATGAGGATTATGCTTGAAAAGCACATAAAATCTGCAAAATCCGATATAGGGATGTTTGAAGGTATAGGAGCCCTGAACTTCCTCTCAATCGACGATGTCTCCATCTCCGACGAAGGCTCGATAATAGACCCTCGCAGCATCGTAGCCCTTGAGGTCAAAAACAACCGGCCCATATTCCCTCCCTTCAACAGGGAACCTTCGGACCCATTCCTGCAAAAAATCGAAGCTTCGGGAAAAAAATGGGTTATAATCACCAACCCCGGAGGAGAACCCGTGATGGTGCTTGATGCCGACGGATTCCTCAGGGACGTAGTCTACAAGAAGGGGCCCTTCCTCCCCCTCTCATACTGCCACTTCCCGGTCGTTGTCAGGTCCCCTAAGACCCGGCTTGAAAAAGTCATCCGCCAGTTCAAGGTCTACCCCCAGCACCCGGAAGACGACGTGATAGACCAGGACCTGATCCTCTACTGGGGTGAAGAAAAGCGGATCGTGACCGGATCGGACATCCTGGGGCGTCTGCTCCGGGGAATCGTAGTGGAATGCGGAACAGGAAAGGAAGAAGCACGCCCAATTCACGCATCCACCCGGAAAAGGAGATACTGA